In a genomic window of Venatoribacter cucullus:
- a CDS encoding DUF6164 family protein, translating to MAKLLFRLNGVSDDEAGDVRQLLAEAGFDTYETDAGRWRISLAAIWLRTDADYEQARALIEDYQQQRAQRLQQDFQQRLDSGEIPGVWQRFRERPVDFVAVAVAIAFILGLMLWPFVNFFN from the coding sequence ATGGCCAAACTGTTATTCCGCCTGAATGGCGTCAGCGATGATGAAGCCGGTGATGTACGGCAATTACTGGCAGAGGCGGGCTTCGATACCTACGAAACCGATGCCGGTCGCTGGCGTATTTCCCTGGCCGCCATCTGGTTACGCACCGATGCCGACTATGAACAGGCACGGGCGCTGATTGAAGACTACCAGCAGCAACGCGCACAGCGGCTGCAGCAAGACTTTCAGCAACGGCTGGACAGCGGGGAAATTCCGGGCGTCTGGCAACGCTTCCGCGAACGGCCGGTGGATTTTGTCGCCGTTGCTGTCGCCATTGCCTTTATTCTGGGCCTGATGTTGTGGCCCTTTGTGAATTTTTTTAACTGA
- the mutT gene encoding 8-oxo-dGTP diphosphatase MutT — protein sequence MKTVHVAVAVVVVNDHDILIARRPDDKHQGGLWEFPGGKVEAGETVPAALVRELDEEVALTVRPEQMAPLLQIPFQYPDKSVLLDVYWVAADMNSALLAHGAEGQDVRWVPFMRLPEFEFPAANQGIVQAILQRLG from the coding sequence ATGAAAACAGTGCACGTGGCGGTGGCGGTCGTGGTCGTTAATGACCACGATATTCTTATTGCCCGCCGCCCGGATGACAAACATCAGGGCGGGTTATGGGAATTTCCCGGCGGCAAAGTCGAAGCTGGTGAAACGGTACCAGCAGCCCTGGTGCGCGAACTGGATGAAGAAGTGGCACTGACCGTGCGGCCGGAACAGATGGCGCCGTTGCTGCAGATTCCGTTTCAGTACCCCGATAAAAGCGTGCTGCTGGATGTGTACTGGGTGGCAGCGGATATGAATTCAGCCTTACTGGCACACGGCGCCGAAGGCCAGGACGTGCGCTGGGTACCCTTTATGCGGTTGCCGGAATTTGAGTTTCCGGCGGCTAATCAGGGCATCGTACAGGCTATTCTGCAGCGTCTCGGCTGA
- the argJ gene encoding bifunctional glutamate N-acetyltransferase/amino-acid acetyltransferase ArgJ, producing the protein MAVNFTVFEQFKAVDGIRLGVAQAHVRYANRDDMVVIELAEGSSVAGVFTTNAFCAAPVHISKAHLQQTAPRYLLINTGNANAGTGKAGFANATRSCELLAQATGVKAAEVLPFSTGVIGEPLNMPAFERGIPAALDNLSADNWARAAKGIMTTDTLPKGYSTQFDVNGKTVTITGISKGAGMIMPNMATMLGFIGTDAGIAPGLLQSWCKELADCSFNRITIDGDTSTNDSCMLMATGRSGVQINDVASPEAQLVFSKLKEAFQILAQAIVRDGEGATKFVTIEVGGAASQKEALDVAYTVAHSPLVKTAMFASDANWGRILAAVGRSGVQNFDLDKVQIYLDDVQIVEDGGRREAYTEADGAAVFARTEFRVRIELGRGNAREELWTCDFSHEYVTINANYRS; encoded by the coding sequence ATGGCAGTTAATTTCACAGTATTTGAACAGTTCAAAGCGGTTGATGGTATTCGTCTGGGTGTGGCTCAGGCGCATGTGCGTTATGCCAACCGCGATGACATGGTGGTTATTGAGCTGGCCGAGGGCAGCTCGGTGGCCGGTGTGTTCACCACCAACGCATTTTGTGCGGCGCCGGTGCACATCAGCAAGGCGCATCTGCAACAAACTGCACCGCGTTACCTGCTGATCAACACTGGTAACGCCAATGCCGGTACCGGCAAGGCCGGTTTTGCCAATGCCACCCGCAGCTGTGAGTTGCTGGCCCAGGCCACCGGAGTGAAAGCTGCGGAAGTACTGCCATTTTCCACCGGTGTGATCGGTGAGCCGCTGAATATGCCGGCCTTTGAACGCGGTATTCCGGCGGCGCTGGACAACCTGAGCGCTGATAACTGGGCCCGGGCTGCCAAGGGCATCATGACCACCGACACCCTGCCGAAGGGGTACAGCACCCAGTTTGACGTGAACGGCAAAACCGTCACCATTACTGGTATTTCCAAGGGTGCCGGCATGATTATGCCGAACATGGCCACCATGCTGGGCTTTATCGGCACCGACGCCGGCATTGCGCCGGGCTTGCTGCAATCCTGGTGTAAAGAGCTGGCCGACTGTTCGTTCAACCGCATTACCATTGACGGTGACACGTCCACTAACGATTCCTGCATGCTGATGGCCACCGGCCGCAGCGGCGTGCAGATCAACGATGTGGCCAGCCCGGAAGCGCAGCTGGTGTTCAGCAAGCTGAAAGAAGCCTTCCAGATTCTGGCGCAGGCCATTGTCCGTGACGGCGAAGGGGCCACCAAGTTCGTCACCATCGAAGTGGGCGGAGCCGCCAGTCAGAAAGAAGCTCTGGACGTGGCCTATACCGTGGCGCATTCACCGCTGGTAAAAACCGCGATGTTTGCTTCCGATGCCAACTGGGGCCGTATTCTGGCCGCCGTGGGCCGCAGTGGTGTACAGAACTTCGATCTGGATAAGGTGCAGATTTATCTGGACGATGTACAGATTGTCGAAGATGGCGGTCGTCGTGAAGCCTATACCGAAGCGGATGGTGCGGCGGTGTTTGCCCGTACCGAATTCCGTGTGCGTATTGAGCTGGGCCGTGGCAACGCCCGCGAAGAGCTCTGGACTTGCGACTTCTCGCACGAGTACGTCACCATTAACGCCAATTACCGGTCCTGA
- the secA gene encoding preprotein translocase subunit SecA — translation MIGNLFRKIFGSKNSRELKRMGKLVEQINAFETELQALSDTDLQARTPALRQRLTDGAGIDSILPEAFAVCREASRRVMGMRHFDVQMIGGITLHEGRIAEMRTGEGKTLVATLPTYLNALTGNSVHVVTVNEYLARRDANWMRPLYEFLGLSVGVVVPGQNPLEKREQYQADIVYGTNNEFGFDYLRDNMAFSLEDKVQRGLHFAIVDEVDSILIDEARTPLIISGPAEDSSEMYKAINRLVPNLIRGEESDEEQERGNGHYFVDEKSRSIELTEEGHEYIEELLINDGILKEGESLYAANNLPLLHHVHAALKAHAIYQKNVEYIIQNGQVVIVDEHTGRTMPGRRWSDGLHQAVEAKEGLKIQPESQTLASTTFQNYFRLYEKLSGMTGTADTEAFEFHQIYGLDVVVIPTNKEVRRIDFNDVIYATQKEKYDAVIEEIRTVTAAGRPVLVGTASIESSEYVSALLTKAKVAHNVLNAKENAREAQIIAEAGRPGAVTIATNMAGRGTDIMLGGNWEAEVAALENPAEEQIAAIKADWQKRHDGVLEAGGLHIIGTERHESRRIDNQLRGRAGRQGDAGSTRFFLSLEDNLMRIFMSERMRGMMQALGMKDGESIEHKMVTNAVEKAQRKVEGRNFDIRKQLLEYDDVANDQRRVVYNQRNDLMAMDNIGEIISNIRQDVVTETISQFIAPQSLEEQWDIEGLEATLKEQFDIELPVRQWLDTEEKLYEETLRERILQAIQAAYDAKAEQAGVAVLHQFEKQVMLQVLDNLWKEHLATMDYLRQGIHLRGYGQKNPKQEYKRESFLLFEQLLKNIKHDTIRILSHVKVRQEEEVQRLEEERRAAAAALAERAKYQHEEAESLTGNGPQDEEAPAAQPFVRDEKKVGRNDPCPCGSGKKYKHCHGTLS, via the coding sequence ATGATTGGTAACCTCTTCCGCAAGATTTTTGGCAGTAAAAACAGCCGCGAACTGAAACGCATGGGTAAATTGGTCGAGCAGATCAATGCCTTTGAAACCGAATTACAAGCCCTCAGCGATACCGACCTGCAGGCCAGAACGCCGGCGTTGCGCCAGCGTTTAACTGATGGTGCCGGCATAGACAGCATTTTGCCTGAAGCCTTTGCCGTGTGCCGCGAGGCCAGCCGGCGGGTAATGGGCATGCGTCATTTCGATGTGCAGATGATTGGTGGTATTACCCTGCACGAAGGCCGCATTGCTGAAATGCGTACCGGTGAAGGTAAGACGCTGGTTGCCACGCTGCCGACCTATCTGAACGCCTTAACCGGCAACAGTGTGCACGTCGTGACCGTGAACGAATATCTGGCCCGTCGTGACGCCAACTGGATGCGTCCGTTATACGAATTCCTTGGTTTATCCGTCGGTGTGGTGGTGCCAGGCCAGAATCCGCTGGAGAAACGCGAGCAGTATCAGGCCGATATCGTCTACGGTACCAATAACGAATTCGGCTTTGACTATCTGCGCGATAACATGGCGTTTTCGCTGGAAGACAAAGTTCAGCGTGGCCTGCACTTTGCCATTGTCGATGAAGTGGACTCCATTCTTATTGATGAAGCCCGTACCCCGCTGATTATCTCCGGTCCGGCCGAAGACAGCTCCGAGATGTACAAGGCCATCAACCGGCTGGTACCGAACCTGATCCGGGGCGAAGAAAGCGACGAAGAGCAGGAACGTGGTAACGGTCATTATTTCGTCGATGAAAAAAGTCGCAGTATTGAGCTGACCGAAGAAGGTCATGAATACATTGAAGAATTGCTGATCAACGATGGCATCCTCAAAGAAGGTGAAAGCCTGTACGCGGCCAATAACCTGCCACTGTTGCATCATGTTCATGCGGCGCTGAAAGCACACGCCATTTACCAGAAGAATGTTGAATACATTATTCAGAATGGTCAGGTAGTGATTGTTGATGAGCACACCGGTCGTACCATGCCGGGCCGGCGCTGGAGCGATGGTTTGCATCAGGCGGTGGAAGCCAAAGAAGGGCTGAAAATTCAGCCGGAAAGCCAGACCCTGGCCTCCACCACCTTCCAGAACTACTTCCGTTTGTACGAAAAACTGTCCGGTATGACCGGTACCGCCGATACCGAAGCCTTTGAATTTCATCAGATTTACGGGCTGGATGTGGTGGTCATTCCGACCAACAAAGAAGTGCGCCGGATTGATTTCAACGACGTTATCTATGCCACCCAGAAAGAAAAATACGATGCGGTTATTGAAGAAATCCGCACCGTTACGGCCGCCGGCCGGCCGGTGCTGGTCGGTACTGCATCGATTGAATCATCCGAATATGTGTCGGCCTTGTTAACCAAAGCCAAGGTGGCCCATAACGTACTGAACGCCAAAGAAAACGCCCGCGAAGCGCAGATTATTGCCGAAGCCGGTCGTCCGGGTGCGGTGACCATTGCCACCAACATGGCCGGTCGTGGTACCGACATTATGCTGGGCGGTAACTGGGAAGCCGAAGTCGCGGCGCTGGAAAACCCTGCCGAAGAACAGATTGCAGCCATTAAAGCCGATTGGCAGAAGCGCCATGATGGTGTGCTGGAAGCCGGTGGTCTGCACATTATTGGTACTGAGCGGCACGAGTCCCGCCGTATCGATAACCAGCTGCGCGGCCGTGCCGGTCGTCAGGGCGATGCCGGCTCGACCCGTTTCTTCCTGTCGCTGGAAGACAACCTGATGCGTATTTTCATGTCCGAGCGGATGCGCGGCATGATGCAGGCCCTGGGTATGAAAGACGGCGAATCCATCGAGCACAAGATGGTGACCAACGCGGTGGAAAAGGCCCAACGTAAAGTAGAAGGCCGTAACTTTGATATCCGTAAACAGCTGCTGGAATACGATGACGTGGCCAACGATCAGCGCCGGGTAGTGTACAACCAGCGCAACGATCTGATGGCCATGGACAATATCGGTGAGATCATCAGCAATATCCGTCAGGACGTGGTCACCGAAACCATCAGCCAGTTTATTGCCCCGCAGAGTCTCGAAGAGCAGTGGGACATTGAAGGTCTGGAAGCCACATTAAAGGAGCAGTTTGATATTGAACTGCCGGTGCGCCAGTGGCTGGATACTGAAGAAAAACTGTACGAAGAAACCCTGCGCGAACGCATCTTGCAGGCCATTCAGGCGGCTTACGACGCCAAGGCCGAGCAGGCGGGTGTGGCCGTACTGCACCAGTTTGAAAAACAGGTGATGCTGCAGGTGCTGGATAACCTCTGGAAAGAACATCTGGCCACCATGGATTATCTGCGTCAGGGCATTCACCTGCGGGGTTATGGCCAGAAAAATCCGAAGCAGGAATACAAGCGCGAGTCGTTCTTACTGTTTGAACAGTTACTGAAGAATATCAAACACGACACCATCCGCATTCTGTCGCACGTTAAGGTGCGTCAGGAAGAAGAAGTGCAGCGGCTGGAAGAAGAACGCCGGGCCGCCGCCGCCGCCCTGGCTGAGCGGGCAAAGTATCAGCATGAAGAGGCAGAATCCCTGACCGGTAACGGTCCGCAGGACGAAGAAGCGCCAGCGGCGCAGCCTTTCGTGCGCGATGAAAAGAAAGTCGGCCGCAACGACCCCTGTCCATGCGGTTCCGGTAAAAAGTACAAACATTGTCACGGCACATTGTCGTAA
- a CDS encoding M23 family metallopeptidase, whose product MNIIIVGRRHGESRTYTISASARAVLLGVLFALPFAMGASGYWLAQHLADEGILDLNAAKAWERDLSMQRQELQQIRQQTDQELEALTMRLAQLQAKLLRLDALGERLVDVSNLQPDEFDFSAQPAVGGPAGTLGEAYQVTEINQVLDGLAERIDSREQQLEVLGSLMSANRISADTFVAGRPITKGWMSSRYGQRTDPFTGRLAWHAGVDFAGKQGADIIAVASGVVTWSADRYGYGKMVEINHGNGYKTRYAHCDELKVSTGDIVRKGDVVALMGSTGRSTGPHVHFEVYKNGRTVDPAAYIHRTLR is encoded by the coding sequence ATGAACATAATCATCGTTGGCCGGCGTCATGGAGAATCCAGAACCTACACCATCAGTGCGTCTGCACGGGCGGTGTTGCTGGGTGTTCTGTTTGCGCTGCCGTTTGCCATGGGTGCCAGTGGTTACTGGCTGGCCCAGCATCTGGCCGACGAAGGTATTCTGGATCTCAATGCTGCCAAAGCCTGGGAGCGTGATCTTTCCATGCAGCGTCAGGAGCTGCAGCAGATCCGCCAGCAAACCGATCAGGAGCTCGAAGCCCTGACCATGCGGCTGGCGCAATTACAGGCCAAGTTGTTACGCCTGGATGCGCTTGGTGAACGCCTGGTTGATGTGTCCAATCTGCAGCCGGATGAGTTTGATTTCAGTGCTCAGCCTGCTGTTGGCGGCCCTGCCGGCACGCTCGGTGAAGCCTATCAGGTGACCGAAATTAACCAGGTTCTGGATGGTCTGGCTGAGCGCATAGACAGTCGTGAACAGCAGCTGGAAGTGCTGGGTTCGCTGATGAGCGCCAACCGTATCAGTGCTGACACCTTTGTTGCCGGCCGTCCTATCACCAAAGGCTGGATGTCTTCCCGTTATGGTCAGCGTACCGATCCCTTTACCGGCCGTCTGGCCTGGCATGCGGGGGTCGATTTTGCCGGTAAACAAGGTGCCGATATTATCGCCGTGGCCTCCGGTGTCGTGACCTGGTCGGCCGATCGTTACGGCTACGGCAAGATGGTTGAGATCAACCATGGTAACGGTTACAAAACCCGCTACGCTCACTGCGATGAGCTGAAAGTAAGTACCGGTGACATTGTCCGCAAAGGGGATGTCGTCGCTCTGATGGGCAGTACTGGTCGTTCGACCGGTCCGCACGTCCATTTTGAGGTGTATAAAAACGGCCGTACGGTCGATCCTGCCGCTTATATCCATCGCACCCTGCGATAA
- the lpxC gene encoding UDP-3-O-acyl-N-acetylglucosamine deacetylase encodes MISQRTLKNVIRATGVGLHSGEKVYLTLKPAAPDTGIVFRRTDLTPVVDIPAHALNVGETTLSTTLVKDHARVDTVEHLLSAMAGLGIDNAVVELSAQEVPIMDGSSGPFVFLLQSAGIAEQNVPKRFIRIKRKVEVRDGDKIASFVPYEGFKVSFEIDFDHPVFRQSGQKASLDFSSTSYVKEVSRARTFGFTKDLEYMRSKNLALGGSVKNAIVVDDYRVLNEDGLRYDDEFVKHKILDAVGDLYLLGHSLIGEFVGYKSGHGLNNKLLRELLQQQDAWEFVEFPEETAPISYMRPAAAG; translated from the coding sequence ATGATCTCACAACGTACGCTTAAAAACGTAATCCGCGCCACAGGTGTCGGCCTGCACTCCGGGGAAAAGGTTTACCTGACCCTGAAGCCGGCTGCCCCTGATACCGGGATTGTGTTCCGCCGTACCGATCTGACCCCTGTCGTGGACATTCCTGCTCATGCACTGAATGTCGGTGAAACCACCTTGTCGACCACTCTGGTTAAAGATCATGCCCGTGTGGATACCGTCGAGCACCTGCTGTCAGCGATGGCGGGCCTGGGTATTGATAATGCCGTGGTTGAACTGAGTGCGCAGGAAGTGCCGATTATGGACGGCAGCTCCGGTCCTTTTGTATTCCTGCTGCAGTCGGCCGGTATTGCCGAGCAGAACGTACCGAAGCGCTTTATCCGCATCAAACGCAAAGTTGAAGTCCGTGATGGTGACAAAATTGCCTCCTTCGTGCCCTACGAAGGCTTCAAAGTCAGCTTTGAAATTGACTTTGACCATCCGGTATTCCGTCAGAGCGGACAGAAAGCCAGTCTGGATTTCTCGTCCACCTCTTACGTTAAAGAAGTCAGCCGTGCCCGTACCTTTGGTTTCACCAAAGACCTGGAGTACATGCGCTCCAAGAACCTGGCATTGGGCGGCAGTGTTAAAAACGCCATTGTTGTTGACGACTACCGGGTTCTGAACGAAGACGGTCTGCGTTATGACGATGAGTTTGTAAAGCACAAGATTCTGGATGCCGTGGGTGACTTATACCTGTTAGGGCACAGCCTGATTGGTGAATTTGTCGGTTACAAATCCGGCCACGGCCTGAATAACAAACTCCTGCGCGAGCTGTTACAGCAGCAGGATGCCTGGGAATTTGTTGAATTTCCTGAAGAAACCGCACCTATTTCGTACATGCGTCCGGCGGCCGCTGGTTAA
- the ftsZ gene encoding cell division protein FtsZ, which translates to MFELADDLQQSAVIKVVGVGGGGGNAVQHMVANDIEGVDFICANTDAQALRNVSSRSIIQLGNGLTKGLGAGANPEVGRQAALEDRERIAEALKGSDMVFITAGMGGGTGTGGAPVVAEVAKEMGILTVAVVTRPFPFEGKKRMLIADQGLKQLSEHVDSLITIPNEKLLAVLGKNTSLLDAFKEANNVLQGAVQGIADLITRPGMINVDFADVRTVMSEMGQAMMGTGVARGENRAREAAERAIRSPLLEDVNLQGARGILVNVTAGFDLSLGEFSEVGDLVAEFASETATVVVGTVIDPEMTDELRVTVVATGLGGAQAAQEPKPTKVVDNTATRKADGTPDYSQLDRPTITRQAGNAARKIDVADSPDMDYLDIPAFLRRQAD; encoded by the coding sequence ATGTTCGAACTTGCCGATGATCTGCAGCAATCTGCAGTTATTAAAGTTGTAGGGGTAGGTGGTGGCGGTGGTAATGCCGTTCAGCACATGGTGGCAAACGATATTGAAGGCGTGGATTTTATCTGTGCCAATACCGATGCCCAGGCCCTGCGTAATGTAAGTTCACGTTCCATTATCCAGTTGGGTAATGGATTAACCAAAGGATTGGGTGCCGGAGCAAATCCGGAAGTTGGCCGACAAGCAGCGCTGGAAGATCGCGAGCGTATTGCCGAAGCACTGAAAGGTTCAGACATGGTATTTATCACCGCGGGTATGGGTGGTGGTACCGGTACCGGTGGTGCGCCGGTGGTGGCTGAAGTGGCCAAAGAAATGGGTATTCTGACGGTGGCTGTGGTTACCCGTCCGTTCCCGTTCGAAGGTAAAAAACGCATGCTGATTGCTGACCAGGGACTGAAGCAGCTGAGTGAGCATGTGGATTCGCTGATCACCATTCCGAACGAAAAATTACTGGCCGTGTTGGGTAAAAACACTTCACTGCTGGATGCTTTTAAAGAAGCAAATAATGTTTTGCAGGGTGCTGTACAGGGCATTGCCGATCTGATTACCCGTCCGGGTATGATCAACGTCGACTTTGCTGACGTGCGTACTGTGATGTCTGAAATGGGTCAGGCCATGATGGGTACCGGTGTTGCCCGTGGTGAAAACCGTGCCCGTGAAGCGGCCGAGCGTGCTATCCGCAGCCCGCTGCTGGAAGACGTTAATCTGCAGGGCGCCCGCGGCATTCTGGTTAACGTGACGGCAGGTTTTGATCTGTCGTTGGGTGAATTCAGTGAAGTGGGTGACCTGGTTGCCGAATTCGCATCAGAAACCGCCACCGTTGTAGTCGGTACTGTTATTGATCCGGAAATGACCGACGAGTTACGGGTAACCGTGGTGGCAACGGGTCTGGGTGGTGCGCAAGCGGCTCAGGAACCAAAGCCGACCAAAGTGGTCGATAATACGGCAACGCGTAAAGCCGATGGTACGCCGGATTACAGTCAGCTGGATCGTCCGACCATCACCCGTCAGGCCGGCAACGCCGCGCGGAAGATAGATGTCGCAGACAGTCCTGATATGGATTATCTCGATATTCCTGCTTTCCTGCGACGTCAGGCTGATTAA
- the ftsA gene encoding cell division protein FtsA, translated as MNPVQQKKMLVGLDIGTSKIVCIVGEMGVDGTIEIVGLGSHPSRGMKKGVVVNIESTVQSIRRAVEEAELMAGCTIHSVYAGIAGSHIQSMNSHGIVAVRDREVTPADIERVIDAAQAVAIPQDQRILHVLPQEYVVDNQEGIKEPIGMSGVRLEAKVHLVTGAVNAAQNIERCVQRCGLQTDAIILEQLASSYAVLTDDERELGVCLVDIGGGTTDIAIFTEGAIRHTAVIPIAGDQVTNDIAMALRTPTQHAEKIKIKYACALTQLAKADETIKVPSVGDRPPRDLSRQSLAEVVEPRYDELFTLIQAELRRSGFEDMVAAGIVLTGGTAKMEGVVDLAEEIFHMPVRLARPQGVSGLTDVINNPIYSTGVGLLLFAAQQQTNNRKNMPAEEPQDSYLSRIKDWIKVNF; from the coding sequence ATGAATCCGGTACAACAAAAAAAGATGCTGGTTGGCCTGGATATCGGCACCTCAAAAATTGTCTGCATCGTGGGCGAAATGGGTGTTGATGGCACCATTGAAATTGTTGGTCTGGGTTCCCATCCCAGTCGCGGCATGAAAAAAGGTGTGGTGGTTAATATTGAATCCACCGTGCAGTCCATCCGCCGTGCCGTGGAAGAAGCAGAGCTGATGGCCGGTTGCACCATTCATTCGGTGTATGCCGGTATTGCCGGCAGCCATATTCAGTCTATGAATTCCCACGGCATCGTGGCAGTGCGTGATCGTGAAGTAACACCGGCCGATATTGAACGGGTTATTGATGCTGCGCAGGCCGTGGCTATTCCGCAGGATCAGCGCATTCTGCATGTGCTGCCGCAGGAATATGTGGTCGATAATCAGGAAGGCATTAAAGAGCCTATTGGCATGTCCGGGGTGCGCCTGGAAGCCAAGGTGCATCTGGTGACCGGTGCCGTTAATGCCGCCCAGAATATTGAACGCTGTGTGCAGCGCTGCGGTTTGCAGACTGATGCCATTATTCTGGAACAACTGGCGTCCAGTTATGCCGTATTAACCGATGATGAACGCGAACTGGGTGTGTGTCTGGTCGACATCGGTGGCGGTACTACCGATATTGCCATTTTTACCGAAGGTGCCATCCGCCATACTGCCGTTATTCCGATTGCCGGTGACCAGGTAACCAATGACATCGCCATGGCCTTGCGTACCCCGACCCAGCATGCGGAAAAAATCAAAATCAAATACGCCTGTGCGTTAACGCAGCTGGCCAAGGCCGATGAAACGATTAAAGTTCCGAGTGTTGGTGACCGGCCGCCCCGGGATCTTTCCCGGCAGTCTCTGGCCGAGGTGGTTGAGCCACGCTATGACGAATTATTTACCCTGATTCAGGCTGAACTGCGGCGCAGTGGCTTTGAAGATATGGTCGCTGCCGGCATCGTTTTAACCGGTGGTACGGCGAAAATGGAAGGTGTCGTGGATCTGGCTGAAGAAATTTTCCATATGCCGGTTCGTCTTGCCCGTCCACAAGGGGTCAGTGGTCTCACCGACGTGATTAATAATCCCATTTATTCAACCGGTGTCGGCTTACTTTTGTTCGCCGCCCAGCAGCAAACGAATAACCGCAAAAATATGCCTGCAGAAGAACCGCAGGATAGTTATTTATCGCGGATAAAAGATTGGATTAAAGTCAATTTTTAA
- a CDS encoding cell division protein FtsQ/DivIB, producing MAKKKPDIPRGATPRPVAKPARQWRLPQLNIRWQWLLLPLLLVALVAGMRWGYQSWPVTAIDVSGRLSVWQADEIARQLVWVKGESFFSLDVEKVHRQLQALPLVLQVSVRKRWPGTLDIRLYEDVPVALWNNDQLLSASGMLSAVPAGLETAGLTRMQGSSVQAEQAVRYFRRIQQVLAGNAVRVEQLHITATGAVRTQLNNGWQVEFGRQYFEERVLRLAALLARLPQEKVQAVDLRYGKGAAIRWHQDQEMGS from the coding sequence GTGGCTAAAAAAAAGCCGGATATTCCGCGCGGTGCAACCCCCCGGCCGGTGGCGAAACCCGCCCGGCAGTGGCGGCTGCCGCAGCTGAATATCCGCTGGCAATGGTTGTTGCTGCCACTGCTGCTGGTGGCGCTGGTAGCGGGGATGCGCTGGGGCTATCAAAGCTGGCCGGTAACCGCCATTGATGTAAGTGGTCGTTTATCTGTCTGGCAGGCGGATGAAATTGCCCGCCAGCTGGTGTGGGTAAAGGGTGAAAGTTTTTTTTCACTGGATGTCGAAAAAGTACACCGCCAGTTGCAGGCTTTGCCGCTGGTGTTGCAGGTAAGCGTCCGCAAGCGTTGGCCGGGTACGCTGGATATCCGCCTGTATGAAGATGTGCCGGTGGCGTTGTGGAATAACGATCAGTTGCTCAGTGCCAGTGGCATGCTCAGTGCAGTGCCGGCAGGGCTGGAAACTGCCGGGCTGACCCGGATGCAGGGCAGCAGCGTTCAGGCTGAGCAGGCGGTACGTTATTTTCGCCGTATTCAGCAGGTTCTGGCAGGGAATGCCGTGCGGGTAGAGCAGTTGCACATAACGGCAACCGGAGCGGTGCGGACGCAACTGAATAATGGCTGGCAGGTTGAGTTTGGCCGCCAGTATTTTGAAGAACGGGTATTGCGGTTAGCAGCCTTATTGGCACGCCTGCCGCAGGAAAAAGTGCAAGCAGTGGATTTACGTTACGGAAAAGGTGCAGCGATACGCTGGCACCAGGATCAGGAGATGGGATCATGA
- a CDS encoding D-alanine--D-alanine ligase — translation MSVAALGKIAVLMGGNSAEREVSLRSGQAVLQALQSLQADVFAIDIQGHAVNQLTDAEFDVAFIAMHGRGGEDGTLQGVLEWLDKPYTGSGVMASALAMDKWRTKLIWTAAGLPTPAAFLLQQDSDWDALITALQADAIVKPAREGSSIGMRKVHSAKELQESFGYASQFDALVLAERWVQGAEFTVAIVNGEALPPIQLKTTHEFYDYDAKYQATDTQYLLPCGLAPEKETELKQLALRAFDVLGCQGWGRIDVMQDKQGDFWLLEANTAPGMTDHSLVPMAARAAGMDFPRLVTLLLQEAKGRNRG, via the coding sequence ATGAGTGTGGCGGCACTGGGAAAAATCGCTGTCCTTATGGGTGGCAATTCAGCCGAGCGGGAAGTATCGCTGCGCAGTGGTCAGGCTGTGCTGCAGGCGTTGCAGTCGTTGCAGGCGGATGTGTTCGCTATTGATATTCAGGGCCACGCAGTTAACCAGCTCACCGATGCCGAATTTGATGTGGCATTTATTGCCATGCACGGCCGTGGTGGTGAAGACGGCACTCTGCAGGGGGTGTTGGAATGGCTGGATAAACCCTATACCGGCAGCGGTGTTATGGCTTCCGCTCTGGCGATGGATAAGTGGCGCACGAAATTAATCTGGACGGCCGCCGGTTTGCCGACTCCCGCTGCATTTTTACTGCAGCAAGACAGTGACTGGGATGCCTTAATTACGGCCTTGCAGGCCGATGCCATTGTAAAACCGGCCCGTGAAGGTTCCAGCATTGGTATGCGTAAAGTACACAGTGCCAAAGAGCTGCAGGAAAGTTTTGGTTACGCCAGTCAGTTTGATGCATTGGTACTGGCTGAGCGCTGGGTGCAGGGCGCGGAATTTACCGTCGCTATTGTTAATGGTGAAGCGCTGCCTCCGATTCAGCTGAAAACCACCCATGAGTTTTACGATTACGACGCCAAATATCAGGCCACTGATACTCAGTATCTGTTGCCCTGTGGTTTGGCGCCGGAAAAAGAAACGGAATTAAAGCAACTGGCACTGCGGGCTTTTGATGTGCTGGGTTGCCAGGGCTGGGGCCGGATTGATGTGATGCAGGATAAACAAGGTGATTTCTGGTTGCTCGAAGCCAACACTGCGCCGGGCATGACTGATCACAGCCTGGTGCCGATGGCGGCCCGTGCGGCAGGCATGGATTTTCCCCGCCTGGTAACGCTGTTGTTGCAGGAAGCGAAGGGTCGTAACCGTGGCTAA